AAAAACCTACAAATTGATGGAAATATCTATAAACGTCTTTGTTTTCCTGCTCTACACTCTGGTTGTGATCTACCTTCAGCATTTTGTCAACAAGTACACGGAGCTTGTGCGCAGCCTCTAGATGCTGGGCCTGCAGTCGTACGCCAGCTCCTCGGAGGGCGAATCGGACCATGAGGACGCCACGACCAAATCCGGATCAGGAACCATTCCCGCTCATCTGCTGCCCGTGGACAAGACGCACTCGCTGTCCACGGCCATTGCGGTGTGTGCGGCGCCGGCGGTGGTGCCTCTTGGAGCCTCGGCGGTGCCCCGAACTCTGGATCCCACGCTCAAGGAGGTAACCTACAATCCGCGCTACGAAGAGATGTATGCGCCGGTGAAGGGTCCGGAGCATCCGGATCTCACCATGCAGCAGCGGGCGCCGCGAAACACACTGGCCGGCTATGTGGAGAAGGCGCACATCAATGCCTTCGAGTTCGAGAATCAGCGACGCACCTTCCACACATACGGCTATGCCTTGGATCCCAGTGTGGACGAGCAGGCCGACGGGCAGTCGTTTGTGGGTGACCTGCAGTCCGCCTACGATGACAATGGCAAGACGGTGTTCGAGGCGCCCAAGGCGAAGAAGCTGCGCAAACAGGAGAAGAACGACCATCCCGAGGACATCGAGGGCTTTCTGGGCCCGTGGGGCAAGTTCGAGAATGAGGTGTCGGTGGCCAAGCCCAACGAACAGGAGCGCGCCGAGCTGGACGAGCTGCTGTCCAAGCGGCACAAGCGCGGACGCATTCCCGAGGACAAGCCGCTCGAGGAGAAGTCCACACTGCACAGTGAGTAATGCAATGCAATTTGCGGGAAAACATTTGTATGTTATAAatccctttatttttttctttatcacCACCAACAGTCAAGGATGCCTACGACTACCAGGGTCGCTCGTACCTGCACGCTCCGCATGATTTGGGTGTAAATCTGCGCTCGAATGCCCCGCCACCCAAATGCTTCCTGCCCAAGGCGCACATACACACTTGGTCTGGCCACAACAAGGGTATTTCATCCATTCGCTGGTTCCCCAAGACCGCTCATCTGCTGCTCTCCGGCTCGATGGACTGCCGGGTGAAGCTGTGGGAGGTGTATGGCGAGCGGCGATGCATTCGCACCTTCTCTGGCCATCGGCAGGCCATCAAGGACATTGCGTGGAACAACAGGGGCACCAATTTCTTGTCCGCCTCCTACGATCGCTACATAAAGCTGTGGGATGCGGAAACGGGCGATGTGGTCTCCCGGTTCACCACCCGCAAAATGCCATTCTGTGTGAAGTTCCATCCGGATAATAGCAAGCAGCATCTCTTCGTGGCCGGCACCTCCGATAAGAAGATCATTTGCGTAAGTAACAGCCACATAAATAGCTTTCaaattataagtatttattCTGTTGAATCCACAGTGGGATACGCGCAGCGGAGATATTGTGCAGGAATACGACCGGCACTTGGGCTCGGTTAGCACCATCACCTTTGTGGACGACAACCGTCGATTTGTGACCACCTCGGACGACAAATCGATGCGCATCTGGGAGTGGGACATACCCGTGGACATGAAGTACATTGCCGATCCGACTATGCATTCCATGCCGGCCGTCACATTGGCGCCGAATGGCAAGTGGATGGCCTGCCAGTCGCTGGACAACAAGATTGTCATCTTCTCCGCCCTCAATCGCTTCAAGATGAACCGCAAGAAGACCTTCACCGGGCACATGGTCTCGGGCTACGCCTGCCAGCTGGACTTTTCGCCGGACATGAGCTACCTGGTGTCGGGCGATGGCGACGGCAAGTGCTACATTTGGGACTGGAAGACGACGAAGATGTACAAGAAGTGGCAGGCGCACGACGGCGTGTGCATCAGTGCCCTCTGGCATCCGCACGAGGCCAGCAAGTTGGTCACCGCCGGCTGGGATGGCCAGATTAAATATTGGGACTAAAGATCCGCACAAAATAAACCTAGATAGACGTAAGCCAAAACGATTTGTAAATTGATTGATTATATTGCATACCCATTATGTTCAAACTGCGGCTATTCACTGTCTTTGTGGTAGCTATAAgtgaattttatttacttttgtcCCTTGACAAGCCCCCTTTATTGAGAGGATTAGGCTTTATTTACCTTCAGTCGTGATAAGAGTGGGCATGCGCAGTGCATGTGAAAGTGCAAACAACTCGACTGATGGTCCGTCCACCACCCAATCTCGCCCAGCCACCCCCACAAGCGAGCCAAAACATATGCGAGGTGTTGGCCAAAATCGATATTTTCCACGAAAGGCGCACAAACGTCGAGCGGATGGTAAAAGTTCTGCCAGATATTTAAAGTCTAACGAAACGGAGTCTAACGGAGGAAAGGAGATGCATTAAGGGAATTTAGGCAGAAGGAGCACCCCAAGCATCAGCCAGAGAGTCGCAAGAATCCCGAGAATCCTGCCAATCGGCCATGGCCAAGCCCCACTCGGATGCGGATGCCTCTGGCCTGGGCTACGCCTACCAGCTGCCGTCCGGCGGCCTCCTGCTGCGCCTCAAGTCGTCCCTGTCGCAGTTCAGCGACCTGTTCAGCGACTTCAGCAGGTACATCTCGCCCGCCTATCACCACGACCGCTGCGAGCGGTCCGTCCACATGCGGCTCTACTCGATGCACAAGCGCGAGTTCGTCATGGTCTTCCTGGGCTTCTTCACCTGCTTCGGCTTGGGCATCGTCATCGGGTTGACGGGACCgcccatcaccagcacctCCTCGCTGACCGCCCAGCAGATCCTAGCGAACACCTCGCTCGCACACAGCCCGACGGTCCTCGCCACCGGACCCTTCGCCATGAAGTCCCCGCTGACCACCACCTACTCCCAGCAATTGTGGCTCATCGCCAAACTGGTGACGGACAACAACGACGGTGGGTAATTGAAGGATtcctgatcagcatcactgggTGATTTGATCTAGCCGTGTCCGtatgtctgtccgtccgtttataagGAAACTAGCCAGTTTTAACCCTGCTAAAAAGCTATCTGGACTATCAACAAGCTATCaaccgaaaaaataaatgaaaaaaaaataaattatacctTTTGCTTTACGAATATTTTTCGAGATAAAGTAATGgacaaagaattttatttttaatcatacACGCATAATAATCGAATTATAGTcgctttataaaatattgaatttttgtaataacttTGACTTTCCTTCCTttctttgctttctttttaaatgttttattatattaatcaaaacaatattttttttgcatatatttatttgtaagcTTTATAATATAGTTATATCATCTATCTGTTATtggaattttgtttaaatattttttataaattagaaattattttttttttaattctagcTAAAACGATAatcattttctaattaaaagtatttaaaattttatggtGTTCgtttttataagatatacattTTGGTAAAAATCCCTGTTttctgtaaattaaaaatttaaatctttgcgttttaaaatttttaaaaaagagtcTACTTTCTTAGTTAGAACTAAGAAATGTACACACATTGGTAAATCATTCCGAAGTGACATCTTTTCAGcgtacaaatttaatttgtaatttatttatttattgattttaacaTCAATAATAGGTATTAAAATTGTCTGTGATTTTACCATTTTCCAGACGAGCGCTACGACAAGAGTTTCCAGGTCAGTGTCTCCATTGATGGAATCAACGAGCAGCACAAGCCGCAGAACGTTTTGGGCTCCGGAGTTTCGCATAACCGGACACGGCACTTGGTCTGCGTGCGCAACGACTGCGAGGAGTTCACGGTGATGCATCTGGGATTCCTGGACTACGCCCACTACATCATAACCGTGCGCTTCTACGGACTGGAGTCCTTCCACCAGAAGTATAATATACGCAGCATTACCTTTTACGTGAGTGGCATGGTTTTTCCTTATGGAATGCTTACGAACTTTTCACTTTAGTTCAAGACCTACAGTCCGGAGTTCACGCAGATTGAGATCTGGTTTAGATGCATCTTTCTGCTCTTTACCTTCGTTGTTTTAGTAAGTGTTATGAATTTATACATAGAATAAGAATGGATATTTTCTaacttgaaaatttaattgtatttttcaatgaatttatatgtatttatattttccagGTTTATTTGCTAaggttatttaaataatatattcttACTTCCAGTGCTGGTATGCGCACACCTTGCGCAAATATCCCATCTACGATTGGTCCATTGAGCAGCGATGGTTGTCTGTTCTGTTGCCCCTGCTTCTGCTGTATGACAGTAAGTTCCGGCCTTAAATGAGACCCATAAATAAGGGGTTTATACCGAAGATCTCCGCCCCACAGATCCCTTTTTTCCGCTCATATTCCTGATGAACTCGTGGCTGCCCGGAATGCTGGACGCCATCCTCCAGGCCACCTTCCTCTGTGCCCTGCTCATGTTCTGGCTCTGCATTTACCATGGACTGCGGCAGAACGAGCGCAGTTTTGTACGCTTCTACCTGGTCAAGGTGATCGTCGTCCTGCCCATCTGGCTGTGCGCCATCGTCCTGGCCACCTGGGAGAAGTGCAATGAGCTGAGGGATCCCACATACAGTCACTTTGTGGACACCAAGAACTACAATGTGGGTGCACAGACTTTAGGATTGGATATTCAAATTTGTAACATacaaacatatgtatattttcaGGGCTTCAAGATGTTCTTCTACATCGCCTGCTGCATGTATGTGCTGTATctggtgctgctgctactgcgaGCATATACCGAACTTCGATCCATGCCCTATTTCGGTGAGGGCATATCTCCATAATGCCAACTAAGTTTAGGCCTTAATACTCCGTACGTTTCCACAGATATGCGACTGAAGTTTCTCACGCTGCTCATGCTGTTCGTGCTTTCCATATCCATCACGGTGACCACCTGCCGCTTCGGCTTCGGCATCCTCGAGGACAACTTTGTGGCCTCACTGAACACCACCTATCGCAGTTCGGCGCAGTTCATGTGCTTCTACGGGCTGCTCAACTTCTACCTGTACACCATGGCGTATGTGTATTCGCCGGACGGACGCTTTGCCCAGGCGGAACTGGCCGTCACCAAGGACAATCCAGCCATTTCCATGATCGACGACTCCGACGAGGACGTGGTCTACGGCTCCGACGAGGAGTCGCGTCGCCCTCTCACCGCCGTGGGCGGCGGTGCCGGGAAGAACGACTACGACAGCGATTGATCGGAGATCGAGGAGCCCGTGGAGACTGGACTCCAAAATGTTCCATAGCGCAAGCGAGGGTTATAGTGCTAAATAAGTGTACAAAATATTCTCTAACATTATGCATTAATTAAACGAATTTCCGAAATTAACCTGTGCAGTTTGAGTTTTTAAACTGAAGATTACctacttattattttaaaatatatttagtaatTCATGTTTAAGCAGAACGcagttaaataaatcaattttgtcAGTTGAATGTTGAAAATGATTTGGaagaataaagttttaattgcatAGGCCAATCAAGAAAAGTTTTAAGCTTACTTtaaatggcaaacattttcttaCTAAACTTTGGAGATTgttggaaataaaaatgtgccatttagttaattaattatgttgaaaaagaaaatttaattgtattggCCAGTTAAGTCgtaaattttactttaaataacacaaatcTAGATATTTACTTTAATGTTTATAGTAATAAAACATCAAATCTGATCGAATATATTAATACAACTATAAAAGCTGTTGAAATATAAGGGCTATATAACAATAGAAAATTCTTTGCCCTCAGAGTTTGGCTTTACCATTATTTTACTAGATTGTTTATTAGATAATTAACACATTTCGCCAGATGATTTCAAttcaaaagcaaagcaaaaacCCTCTAGATGGCCTCGTTGATGCCAATTTTCGTCTTGGTGAGGAGACCGCCGTCACCCATTTCCGAATTGAAGCCAGGACGGTACTTCATGCCGGGAGCCTGCGGGCGGAATAAGCAAGATTAAAGTAAAAAGAAGGATACGTTTGAGCTGCGCACTCACATTGTACCAGACATCGCGCCACACTTTGCTTTCGTCGGCAGTGCGCAGCAGCTCGGGAACGTCGAAGCGCGGCACATTGAAGTAGTTCATCAGATCGGGCTTCTCGTGACAGTACTTGATGCGGGCCTCGCACCACTCGGCCTCCAAGGGGAAACGCCAGTCGAGCATCTTCTTGTTATGCGAGTCCGCCTCGAACTGGTCGAAGTCGATGCGCTCGATGTCTTCGACCACCACCTCGGTCTCGCCGCCGGCCGTCCAGTCGTAAATGAGCAGCTCGGCATGGGTGGAGATGTCCTTGAGGTACTGCTGCTTGTACAGCTGCTCCACATCGTTCAGGTACGCATCGCTGAACACCTTCGACTGCACCTCGTAGTCCACGTTGCGTGCCTTGATCTGCCGCTTGACGGCCTCGACCGGCTGGTCCAGATAGATGACCAAATGCGGCTTCAGCAGCTCCCCGATGGTGTTCTGGCGCAGCTCGTTGTACACGGAGCGGGCGCCGCGGGACAGGTAGCCCTGCCGGAACATGGCCTCCATGAAGACAAAGTCCGAGTAGGGACTGCGCTCGAGGACGACACCCTGGCCGGTGCTGAAGATGTGCTGCAGGGCATCAATGTACTGCGAGTAGCGCAGCATGTACATGCGGATCTGGAACTGGGCGGCAAGATTGTGGCTGGGATCCTGGCAAAAGTTGCGCACATCGTAGCTGCGGCAATTGGGCGGCAACTGGGGATCCACCTTGCGCATGTCATAGCCATACGAATTTATGTAGATCAGGTCCAGATTCACATCCGGATAGTACTGCATATCCAGCTCCTCGGCCAGCTCCTTGGCGAACTTG
This genomic window from Drosophila gunungcola strain Sukarami chromosome 3R, Dgunungcola_SK_2, whole genome shotgun sequence contains:
- the LOC128265503 gene encoding uncharacterized protein LOC128265503, which codes for MEISINVFVFLLYTLVVIYLQHFVNKYTELVRSL
- the LOC128265376 gene encoding pre-mRNA-processing factor 17 — translated: MLGLQSYASSSEGESDHEDATTKSGSGTIPAHLLPVDKTHSLSTAIAVCAAPAVVPLGASAVPRTLDPTLKEVTYNPRYEEMYAPVKGPEHPDLTMQQRAPRNTLAGYVEKAHINAFEFENQRRTFHTYGYALDPSVDEQADGQSFVGDLQSAYDDNGKTVFEAPKAKKLRKQEKNDHPEDIEGFLGPWGKFENEVSVAKPNEQERAELDELLSKRHKRGRIPEDKPLEEKSTLHIKDAYDYQGRSYLHAPHDLGVNLRSNAPPPKCFLPKAHIHTWSGHNKGISSIRWFPKTAHLLLSGSMDCRVKLWEVYGERRCIRTFSGHRQAIKDIAWNNRGTNFLSASYDRYIKLWDAETGDVVSRFTTRKMPFCVKFHPDNSKQHLFVAGTSDKKIICWDTRSGDIVQEYDRHLGSVSTITFVDDNRRFVTTSDDKSMRIWEWDIPVDMKYIADPTMHSMPAVTLAPNGKWMACQSLDNKIVIFSALNRFKMNRKKTFTGHMVSGYACQLDFSPDMSYLVSGDGDGKCYIWDWKTTKMYKKWQAHDGVCISALWHPHEASKLVTAGWDGQIKYWD
- the LOC128265396 gene encoding transmembrane protein 181, with protein sequence MAKPHSDADASGLGYAYQLPSGGLLLRLKSSLSQFSDLFSDFSRYISPAYHHDRCERSVHMRLYSMHKREFVMVFLGFFTCFGLGIVIGLTGPPITSTSSLTAQQILANTSLAHSPTVLATGPFAMKSPLTTTYSQQLWLIAKLVTDNNDDERYDKSFQVSVSIDGINEQHKPQNVLGSGVSHNRTRHLVCVRNDCEEFTVMHLGFLDYAHYIITVRFYGLESFHQKYNIRSITFYFKTYSPEFTQIEIWFRCIFLLFTFVVLCWYAHTLRKYPIYDWSIEQRWLSVLLPLLLLYDNPFFPLIFLMNSWLPGMLDAILQATFLCALLMFWLCIYHGLRQNERSFVRFYLVKVIVVLPIWLCAIVLATWEKCNELRDPTYSHFVDTKNYNGFKMFFYIACCMYVLYLVLLLLRAYTELRSMPYFDMRLKFLTLLMLFVLSISITVTTCRFGFGILEDNFVASLNTTYRSSAQFMCFYGLLNFYLYTMAYVYSPDGRFAQAELAVTKDNPAISMIDDSDEDVVYGSDEESRRPLTAVGGGAGKNDYDSD
- the LOC128265418 gene encoding NADH dehydrogenase [ubiquinone] 1 alpha subcomplex subunit 10, mitochondrial, coding for MTAVFRVGLVRLVSRATQSPNLLQAQANALPAAFQQRCSISGKTMRGGPRVPKAAPYPYKTKKYSVVNAFFDKTSKRFDENSKVICVEGPIAGGKSKFAKELAEELDMQYYPDVNLDLIYINSYGYDMRKVDPQLPPNCRSYDVRNFCQDPSHNLAAQFQIRMYMLRYSQYIDALQHIFSTGQGVVLERSPYSDFVFMEAMFRQGYLSRGARSVYNELRQNTIGELLKPHLVIYLDQPVEAVKRQIKARNVDYEVQSKVFSDAYLNDVEQLYKQQYLKDISTHAELLIYDWTAGGETEVVVEDIERIDFDQFEADSHNKKMLDWRFPLEAEWCEARIKYCHEKPDLMNYFNVPRFDVPELLRTADESKVWRDVWYNAPGMKYRPGFNSEMGDGGLLTKTKIGINEAI